The following proteins are co-located in the Bosea sp. AS-1 genome:
- a CDS encoding TFIIB-type zinc ribbon-containing protein: MSEPMTPSTNPAHDEAVLPITPERLAEVRERFNAIPHADPDSLTGHVKGMLALIDSIAAAPAPASGVDAVKHEANEWADLASTGFQWLKNIRDGISTVDDAITNMEEGFKHCREVQALSPAATSGSEAGVRCTYCGDTKMIVDRVDGEITCPECGYAKPSSPAVVREPMETQGPYEAWFCKDTPADCCDYGVVSLSERREVCRVWREQDARAIAATLSPSTSAAEPVAWRWRAHNSLNWVSGPYQPANPNGHLVIQPLYATPPAPAAVESAQGVKEACDG; encoded by the coding sequence ATGTCTGAACCCATGACGCCCTCTACCAACCCGGCGCACGATGAGGCGGTGCTGCCGATCACGCCCGAACGTCTGGCCGAAGTCAGAGAGCGATTTAACGCCATCCCGCATGCCGATCCGGACAGTCTCACCGGCCATGTGAAAGGCATGTTGGCTCTTATCGACAGCATCGCCGCCGCCCCAGCCCCTGCGAGCGGGGTGGATGCGGTGAAGCACGAGGCCAATGAATGGGCCGACCTCGCATCGACCGGCTTCCAGTGGCTGAAGAACATTCGTGACGGCATTTCAACCGTCGACGACGCAATCACCAACATGGAAGAAGGCTTCAAGCACTGCCGCGAGGTTCAGGCCCTCTCCCCGGCCGCGACGAGCGGGTCGGAGGCTGGGGTTCGCTGCACCTACTGCGGCGACACCAAGATGATCGTGGATCGTGTCGATGGCGAGATCACATGTCCCGAGTGCGGCTACGCCAAGCCCTCTTCGCCTGCGGTGGTGCGGGAACCCATGGAGACCCAAGGGCCGTACGAGGCGTGGTTCTGCAAGGATACCCCGGCTGACTGCTGCGACTATGGCGTCGTCTCGCTGAGCGAAAGGCGTGAAGTTTGTCGCGTGTGGCGTGAACAGGACGCTAGGGCAATTGCCGCCACCCTATCTCCGTCCACCTCTGCCGCTGAGCCGGTGGCGTGGCGCTGGCGAGCACATAATAGCTTGAATTGGGTGTCAGGCCCCTATCAGCCTGCGAACCCAAATGGGCACCTCGTAATCCAGCCCCTCTACGCCACGCCACCCGCGCCCGCTGCGGTCGAGAGCGCGCAGGGGGTGAAGGAGGCCTGCGATGGCTGA
- the trxA gene encoding thioredoxin has product MATNKVTDQSFEADVLKSSEPVVVDFWAEWCGPCRMIGPALEEIATELQGKVKIVKMNVDENQQIPAQFGIRSIPTLMLFKDGKLASQKVGAAPKSDLSRWISAAV; this is encoded by the coding sequence ATGGCGACGAACAAGGTAACCGATCAGAGCTTCGAGGCCGATGTCCTGAAGTCCTCGGAGCCGGTCGTGGTGGATTTCTGGGCGGAGTGGTGCGGTCCCTGCCGCATGATCGGCCCGGCGCTCGAAGAGATCGCGACCGAGCTGCAGGGCAAGGTCAAGATCGTGAAGATGAACGTCGACGAGAATCAGCAGATCCCGGCTCAGTTCGGCATCCGCTCGATCCCGACGCTGATGCTGTTCAAGGACGGCAAGCTCGCTTCGCAGAAGGTCGGCGCCGCTCCCAAGAGCGATCTCTCGCGCTGGATCTCGGCCGCCGTCTGA
- a CDS encoding DoxX family protein produces MNSLNRYAPQALGLLRIITALIFILHGLQKLFGFPAPPAGGALPAAFTLYWFAGMLEFVGGLLVLVGFQTRIVAFILSGQMAFAYWMAHAPKSIYPALNSGDAAILYCFIFLYLVFAGAGAFAIDKGSRG; encoded by the coding sequence ATGAACTCGCTTAATCGCTATGCGCCGCAGGCACTCGGCCTGCTGCGCATCATCACCGCGCTGATTTTCATCCTGCACGGCCTGCAAAAACTGTTCGGTTTCCCCGCCCCGCCCGCCGGCGGCGCACTGCCCGCAGCCTTCACGCTCTACTGGTTCGCGGGCATGCTCGAATTCGTCGGCGGCCTGCTCGTGCTCGTCGGATTCCAGACCCGGATCGTCGCCTTCATCCTCTCGGGCCAGATGGCCTTCGCCTATTGGATGGCTCACGCGCCGAAGAGCATTTACCCCGCGCTGAACAGCGGCGACGCGGCGATCCTCTACTGCTTCATCTTCCTCTATCTCGTCTTCGCCGGCGCCGGCGCCTTCGCGATCGACAAGGGAAGCCGCGGCTGA
- a CDS encoding DUF4326 domain-containing protein → MSEPVRLQLSRRKGFDLQVLSQATNGLLAVNVSRPGWFGNPFTRASAIESGYATDDTWQAFVVECFRDWLGPSQSGRDWWQGHQSDERRRGILKDLPTLRGKNLACWCKPDAPCHADVLLELANRPICEEVSP, encoded by the coding sequence ATGAGTGAGCCGGTGCGTCTTCAGCTTTCGCGTCGGAAGGGTTTCGACCTGCAGGTTCTATCGCAAGCCACAAACGGTCTTTTGGCCGTCAATGTGTCGCGTCCCGGCTGGTTTGGAAACCCGTTTACGCGCGCGTCCGCCATCGAGAGCGGATACGCCACCGACGATACATGGCAGGCATTCGTCGTTGAGTGCTTCCGAGATTGGCTAGGGCCAAGTCAGTCGGGACGGGATTGGTGGCAGGGGCATCAGAGTGATGAGCGCCGTCGCGGGATACTCAAAGACCTTCCGACATTGCGCGGCAAGAACCTCGCCTGCTGGTGCAAGCCTGACGCGCCCTGCCATGCCGATGTCCTGCTCGAACTAGCGAACCGGCCGATCTGCGAAGAGGTGTCCCCATGA
- a CDS encoding DNA methyltransferase, with protein sequence MRSEHLDGRVVLHGGDSREVLKGLADCSIDSVVTDPPYALVSIVKRFGGENAAPANDNDVYARSSAGFMGKQWDTGETAFAVEFWAEIMRVLKPGGHVVAFSGTRTYHRLAVAIEDAGFEIRDQLAWAYGSGFPKSHDVSKGIDKKANETPLFASIRSHIRAWRDERGMTNKDLNAAVGSATNGCGMARHWTSENGNQHSIPSKEQWRNLKAVLGWPDCDLDAVYDTVKDGAERPVVRSQSGTLLAVAPGQDNDRSATTLAITAPATDAARQWQGWGTALKPAWEPIVLARKPLTGTVAANVLEYKTGALNIDGCRVGDEARTNPSAGSNDIYGQFKGAENSGRVATGRWPANIVHDGSDEVVRCFPEAGGGFGKRGGNPDSTSYGFAEGTMQTVGFGDSGSAARFFYSAKADKQDRIGSKHPTVKPVDLMQWLCRLVTPPGGTVLDPFAGSGSTGEAAWREGFQCVLIEREPEYQADIAERLRLADKGPLERRQRAIKQTADIGGLFANDNTKDANIAA encoded by the coding sequence ATGCGGAGTGAGCATCTAGACGGGCGCGTTGTGCTGCATGGCGGTGATAGCCGCGAGGTGCTGAAGGGGCTCGCGGACTGCAGCATTGATAGTGTTGTCACGGATCCGCCGTATGCTTTGGTGTCGATCGTCAAGCGGTTCGGCGGGGAGAACGCCGCGCCGGCCAACGACAACGACGTGTACGCCCGATCCAGCGCCGGCTTCATGGGCAAGCAGTGGGATACCGGCGAGACGGCGTTTGCTGTCGAGTTCTGGGCCGAGATTATGCGCGTGCTCAAGCCTGGCGGCCACGTCGTCGCGTTCAGCGGGACGCGCACCTATCACCGGCTTGCCGTCGCGATCGAGGATGCCGGCTTTGAAATCCGCGATCAGTTGGCATGGGCCTATGGCTCGGGGTTTCCGAAGTCGCATGATGTCAGCAAGGGGATTGATAAGAAAGCCAATGAAACTCCGCTGTTTGCGTCGATCCGCAGTCACATCCGCGCATGGCGCGATGAACGCGGAATGACGAACAAAGACTTGAACGCGGCGGTTGGCAGCGCCACCAACGGATGCGGAATGGCGCGCCACTGGACGAGCGAAAACGGCAACCAGCACTCAATCCCAAGCAAAGAGCAGTGGCGAAACCTTAAGGCGGTTCTCGGTTGGCCCGACTGCGACTTGGACGCTGTGTATGACACAGTGAAGGACGGCGCCGAGCGCCCTGTCGTTAGAAGCCAATCCGGAACATTATTGGCTGTTGCGCCGGGCCAAGACAACGACCGCTCCGCAACCACTCTAGCCATCACCGCCCCAGCAACCGACGCCGCCCGCCAATGGCAGGGCTGGGGCACGGCGCTTAAGCCAGCGTGGGAGCCGATCGTCCTTGCTAGGAAACCCCTCACGGGCACGGTTGCTGCCAACGTTTTGGAATACAAAACGGGCGCGTTGAATATCGACGGGTGCCGGGTTGGGGATGAGGCGCGCACGAATCCTAGCGCCGGCAGCAACGATATCTATGGCCAGTTCAAGGGAGCAGAGAATAGTGGCCGCGTCGCCACCGGCCGCTGGCCAGCCAACATCGTCCACGACGGCAGCGACGAGGTGGTGCGGTGCTTTCCTGAGGCGGGCGGCGGCTTCGGCAAGCGCGGAGGAAACCCGGACTCTACGTCTTACGGCTTCGCGGAAGGCACTATGCAGACTGTAGGTTTTGGCGACTCCGGCTCCGCCGCCCGCTTCTTCTACAGCGCCAAAGCCGACAAGCAGGACCGCATTGGCAGCAAGCACCCGACGGTAAAGCCGGTCGACCTGATGCAGTGGCTATGCCGCCTAGTGACGCCGCCAGGCGGTACGGTGCTGGACCCGTTTGCGGGATCCGGCTCAACGGGCGAAGCCGCGTGGCGGGAGGGTTTCCAGTGCGTCCTGATCGAGCGCGAGCCGGAATACCAAGCCGACATCGCGGAGCGTCTGCGCCTCGCCGACAAGGGGCCGCTGGAGCGCCGCCAACGAGCAATCAAACAGACCGCTGACATCGGCGGCCTCTTCGCCAACGACAATACCAAGGACGCCAACATTGCCGCGTGA
- a CDS encoding DEAD/DEAH box helicase, with protein sequence MTIQLRPYQREAVDAVKAELETVDSTLLVASVGAGKTIMQAAFIQDVLADYPGARFICAVHTRELVQQNAQAMYDLMPWADVGVNSAALGSRKTNSQILFCSVQSVFRDVAKLGYADALIIDECHLISKNSDAMYHALINGLRELNPDLRILGMSGTPYRMDSGYLTSGDDPLFKTIAYEFGLGQAIEAGFLVPPSGKQTAVTFDTTGVHTRAGDFITSELSRAVNQEAITREAVTEIVRYGADRKAWICFCVDVEHAIAVRDEMRRQGVTCETVEGAMDAGSRKRILAAYKAGEIRCLTNVNVLSIGFNHPPIDLIALMRPTKSCALYVQQVGRGLRLSPGKTNCLVLDYGNVVRTLGPVDLVKPREPGKGQGEAPVRVCPNCFEINYAAARQCVCCGHQFEIEEKPLHEARADHLPILSTQSEWLPVRRRKFKYHEKLGGLPSVRVELASGLTTYKTWLCPQHTGFAKSKADRWWRQHGGQTPFPASVDEWLSRESELVATAEIAIKPKPGSKFFDVTDFRPANDNAPEASNDNRPASEILDDEIAF encoded by the coding sequence GTGACCATTCAGCTTCGCCCGTATCAACGAGAGGCGGTCGACGCCGTCAAGGCGGAGCTTGAGACTGTCGATTCCACGCTGCTTGTCGCATCGGTTGGCGCCGGCAAGACGATTATGCAGGCCGCGTTTATTCAGGACGTGCTGGCCGACTACCCAGGTGCTCGCTTCATCTGCGCCGTTCATACGCGCGAGCTTGTGCAGCAGAACGCACAAGCGATGTATGACCTGATGCCTTGGGCAGATGTTGGCGTGAACAGCGCCGCGCTAGGGTCGCGCAAGACAAACTCGCAAATTCTGTTCTGCTCGGTCCAGTCTGTTTTTCGCGACGTAGCTAAACTTGGCTATGCCGATGCGCTCATTATCGATGAGTGCCATCTAATCTCGAAAAACTCCGACGCGATGTATCACGCGCTCATCAATGGGCTGCGTGAGCTTAATCCTGATCTGCGTATTCTTGGGATGTCCGGCACGCCGTACCGCATGGATAGCGGCTATCTGACGTCCGGCGATGACCCGCTGTTCAAGACGATCGCTTATGAATTCGGTCTTGGCCAGGCGATCGAGGCAGGCTTTCTCGTTCCGCCGTCCGGCAAGCAGACTGCCGTTACGTTTGACACGACAGGCGTTCACACCCGCGCTGGCGATTTCATCACATCGGAACTTTCGCGCGCCGTCAATCAGGAGGCCATCACCCGCGAGGCTGTGACGGAGATCGTGCGGTATGGCGCCGACCGCAAGGCATGGATTTGCTTCTGCGTCGATGTGGAGCACGCCATTGCTGTCCGCGACGAGATGCGCCGCCAGGGCGTGACGTGTGAGACGGTTGAGGGCGCCATGGACGCAGGCAGCCGCAAGCGCATCCTGGCCGCATATAAGGCCGGCGAAATTCGCTGCCTGACCAACGTGAACGTGCTGTCGATCGGGTTCAATCATCCGCCGATCGATCTAATCGCGCTGATGAGGCCGACGAAATCCTGCGCCTTGTATGTCCAGCAAGTGGGGCGCGGGCTCCGTTTGTCGCCGGGTAAGACCAACTGCCTGGTGCTGGACTACGGCAACGTTGTCCGCACCCTCGGACCGGTTGACCTTGTGAAGCCGCGCGAGCCCGGTAAGGGCCAAGGCGAGGCACCAGTGCGAGTCTGCCCCAACTGCTTCGAAATCAATTACGCCGCAGCGCGCCAGTGCGTCTGTTGCGGACACCAGTTTGAGATAGAAGAAAAGCCGCTCCATGAGGCGCGGGCCGACCACCTGCCTATCCTATCCACGCAGAGCGAATGGCTTCCTGTCCGGCGCAGGAAGTTCAAGTATCACGAGAAGCTCGGTGGGTTGCCTTCGGTAAGGGTCGAACTGGCTTCGGGCCTGACGACCTACAAGACCTGGCTGTGCCCGCAACACACGGGCTTCGCCAAGTCCAAGGCGGATCGCTGGTGGCGCCAGCACGGGGGGCAGACGCCGTTTCCGGCGAGCGTGGATGAGTGGCTTAGCCGTGAGAGCGAGCTGGTCGCAACGGCAGAAATCGCGATCAAACCTAAGCCAGGCAGCAAGTTCTTTGACGTAACCGACTTCCGGCCCGCGAACGATAACGCGCCTGAAGCGAGCAACGATAATCGACCGGCGTCTGAAATATTGGATGACGAAATTGCGTTTTAG
- a CDS encoding DUF6511 domain-containing protein — protein MRNFNPYEARARADAKEKVGEFLDKIGKTDLGEFSEEEAEELLTVVIHEFGESLRSQVAELRAPF, from the coding sequence GTGCGAAACTTCAATCCATACGAGGCCCGAGCGCGTGCCGACGCGAAGGAGAAGGTCGGCGAATTCTTGGACAAAATAGGCAAGACCGACCTTGGCGAGTTCTCGGAGGAAGAGGCCGAAGAACTGCTGACGGTTGTCATCCACGAATTCGGCGAGAGCCTGCGCAGTCAGGTTGCCGAGTTGAGGGCTCCGTTCTGA
- a CDS encoding DUF1345 domain-containing protein, with translation MKILPSLLLRPRLLLALAAGAVLAAVLPGHWRWATRLVVAWDVGALLFLVLHASTTFRESVHQIRTRAERQDEGAFAILVIACLAASASLAAIAFQLSGLGAVSAGERSGHLALAGITIVCSWTLLHAFFTLHYAYLYYRDGKAQPCLDFPGKADPNYVDFLYFSYTIGCTSQTSDIAVTTHHARAIVLLQSVLTFIFNTSILAMAINVGASLLSAGS, from the coding sequence ATGAAGATCCTGCCATCTTTGCTGCTGCGCCCCCGCCTTCTGCTGGCGCTGGCGGCGGGCGCCGTGCTGGCCGCGGTGTTGCCCGGCCACTGGCGCTGGGCGACGCGCCTCGTCGTCGCCTGGGATGTGGGCGCGCTGCTCTTCCTGGTGCTCCATGCATCGACCACCTTCCGGGAGTCGGTGCATCAAATCCGGACGCGGGCCGAAAGGCAGGATGAAGGCGCCTTCGCCATCCTCGTCATCGCCTGCCTCGCCGCGAGCGCGAGCCTTGCCGCGATTGCGTTTCAGCTCTCGGGTCTCGGGGCTGTCTCTGCCGGCGAGCGAAGCGGCCATCTTGCCTTGGCCGGCATCACGATCGTGTGCTCATGGACGCTGCTGCACGCCTTTTTCACCCTGCATTACGCCTATCTCTACTACCGGGACGGCAAGGCTCAGCCCTGCCTGGATTTCCCGGGCAAGGCCGACCCCAACTATGTCGATTTTCTGTACTTCTCCTATACGATCGGCTGTACGTCCCAGACCTCCGACATCGCCGTGACCACGCATCACGCGCGCGCCATCGTGCTGCTGCAATCCGTGCTGACCTTCATCTTCAACACCTCGATCCTGGCGATGGCGATCAATGTCGGGGCGAGTCTGCTGTCCGCCGGGTCGTAA
- a CDS encoding bifunctional DNA primase/polymerase, with translation MFTKPAAEAPYALHGERIADLGYSVIPCRPGSKRPGDYKAGSWYGRFDWGQYCDRAPTEYELRTWTRWPDAGLCVALGFNDVIAVDVDTDDDAMRAALSAVLPHSTVTKRGEKGFTAFYRGSRKIEPRHFDINKSRVVDLLAYGTQTVIPPTVHPDTQRPYVWLTDDTLENTHPHDLPELPDDIADQIADALEPFGYFAPAHVTRVSDGLGGGIWRDLNTQALGKLDLWVPELDLPKLSRNRRGGYVAVPHWRPSHRGRPLHDRNPNLKISEQGIRDFHDGEKGYTPVDLVMCAMGCTFDFAADWLKAKIGFEEPGLLGLEPWFPKRPEPVAENDNVPAAPAQPTEVAAPRSKVNPFPPKSAGGLIEAIARWTLETGRRPVPEFAMMTAIAFAAGLYGRRFVGPTGVGLNVYLVGLGASALGKGHPLKALRTIANDCNMLHMVAAGVPTSDSAIERILRKLPSQVLPLDEFGLLMQSVNGRNSSSWSQTVRRALLEIYSLSTDMWMGKQFSDPKRPDPEPLHCPTLTLMSVTTPTTFYDGLSEANLSDGFLNRMTVIHATEMPDRQEAEPIMTAPPSLVAAVKRAEEDARPTGFGGAAYRDPNQRPKMAAVGWATDEAKRRWLEIEDWQIGQIEERNGHEGIVGRAAEQTQKFATLRALSRDGKAARVTLDDVEWGYAIVQRSIDCLDKGIAENMSGSEFEAVMKSILAALRKAKGGNLPRSVLLRQRGVSKADTRMVNGALDRLVETGEVVRSGGAVKLAA, from the coding sequence ATGTTCACTAAGCCCGCCGCCGAAGCACCCTACGCCCTTCATGGCGAGCGCATTGCAGACCTCGGCTATAGCGTGATTCCGTGCCGCCCGGGATCCAAGCGGCCCGGCGACTATAAGGCCGGGTCTTGGTATGGTCGCTTTGACTGGGGCCAGTACTGCGACCGCGCGCCGACGGAGTACGAACTGCGGACGTGGACCCGCTGGCCAGATGCCGGCCTGTGTGTCGCGCTAGGCTTCAACGACGTCATCGCGGTCGACGTGGATACCGACGACGACGCCATGCGTGCCGCGCTGTCTGCCGTCCTGCCGCACTCCACGGTGACCAAGCGCGGTGAGAAGGGCTTTACGGCGTTCTATCGCGGCAGCCGGAAGATCGAGCCGCGTCACTTTGACATCAATAAGAGCCGGGTGGTCGACCTGCTGGCGTACGGCACACAGACCGTTATTCCGCCGACCGTTCACCCCGACACGCAGCGCCCCTATGTCTGGCTGACGGACGACACGCTTGAGAACACCCATCCGCACGACCTGCCAGAACTACCGGACGACATCGCCGACCAGATTGCGGACGCGCTAGAGCCGTTCGGGTACTTCGCGCCGGCGCACGTCACCCGTGTCTCAGACGGCCTTGGTGGCGGCATCTGGCGCGACCTGAACACACAGGCGCTCGGCAAGCTAGACCTGTGGGTTCCTGAATTGGACCTGCCAAAGCTCAGCCGCAACCGGCGCGGCGGCTACGTGGCCGTGCCGCACTGGCGCCCGTCTCACCGCGGCAGGCCGCTTCATGATCGCAATCCGAACCTCAAGATTTCGGAACAGGGCATCCGCGACTTCCACGACGGAGAGAAGGGCTACACGCCCGTTGATCTCGTAATGTGCGCCATGGGCTGCACGTTCGATTTTGCGGCGGACTGGCTGAAGGCCAAGATTGGGTTTGAGGAGCCCGGTTTGCTGGGGCTCGAGCCGTGGTTTCCCAAGCGGCCCGAGCCCGTAGCGGAAAACGATAACGTGCCCGCGGCACCCGCCCAGCCGACTGAAGTTGCCGCGCCGCGAAGCAAGGTGAACCCATTCCCCCCGAAGTCAGCCGGTGGGCTGATCGAGGCCATTGCGCGCTGGACGCTTGAGACGGGACGCCGTCCCGTGCCGGAGTTCGCCATGATGACGGCAATTGCGTTCGCGGCTGGCCTGTACGGGCGGCGCTTCGTCGGTCCGACGGGCGTTGGGTTGAACGTGTATTTGGTCGGGCTCGGCGCGTCGGCTCTAGGCAAGGGCCATCCGTTGAAGGCGCTGCGCACGATCGCGAACGACTGCAACATGCTGCATATGGTGGCGGCGGGCGTGCCGACGTCTGACTCCGCGATTGAGCGCATCCTACGCAAGCTGCCTAGCCAGGTTTTGCCGCTGGATGAGTTCGGCCTGCTTATGCAGTCGGTCAACGGGCGCAATAGCTCGTCGTGGTCACAGACGGTGCGGCGTGCGTTGCTCGAGATCTATTCTCTCAGCACTGACATGTGGATGGGCAAGCAGTTCTCCGACCCGAAGCGGCCGGATCCAGAGCCGCTGCACTGCCCTACCCTGACTTTGATGTCCGTGACGACGCCGACGACGTTCTATGACGGGCTTTCGGAAGCGAACCTGTCCGACGGCTTCCTGAACCGTATGACGGTCATTCACGCGACAGAGATGCCGGACAGGCAGGAGGCGGAACCGATCATGACGGCGCCGCCGTCTTTGGTTGCGGCGGTGAAACGCGCAGAGGAAGACGCCAGGCCAACTGGCTTTGGCGGCGCGGCGTACCGCGACCCCAACCAGCGCCCGAAGATGGCAGCTGTTGGGTGGGCCACTGACGAAGCCAAGCGCCGGTGGCTGGAAATCGAAGATTGGCAGATTGGCCAGATTGAGGAGCGCAACGGGCACGAAGGCATTGTCGGACGCGCCGCGGAGCAGACGCAGAAGTTTGCGACGCTGCGGGCGCTTTCACGGGATGGCAAGGCGGCCCGCGTGACACTGGACGACGTCGAATGGGGCTATGCCATCGTTCAACGCTCAATCGACTGCCTGGACAAGGGCATTGCCGAGAACATGTCCGGCTCGGAGTTCGAGGCCGTCATGAAATCGATCTTGGCCGCACTGCGTAAGGCCAAGGGCGGAAACCTGCCGCGTTCGGTCTTGCTTCGGCAGCGCGGAGTGTCCAAGGCCGACACGCGCATGGTCAACGGCGCTTTGGACCGGCTGGTGGAAACTGGCGAGGTGGTTAGGTCCGGTGGGGCGGTGAAACTTGCCGCATAG
- a CDS encoding DUF2493 domain-containing protein: protein MRLLVTGGRDFTNRELAFSALNKLDAENCIDVVIHGAAKGADTLAARWCAAMNVPVWPFPAEWRRHQNAAGPIRNQRMIDEAAPSHVLAFSGGNGTADMVRRARAANIPVIEVPAHVH, encoded by the coding sequence ATGCGGCTGCTGGTTACGGGTGGTCGCGATTTTACCAACCGAGAGTTGGCGTTCTCAGCCTTGAACAAACTCGATGCCGAGAACTGCATAGACGTCGTGATACACGGCGCGGCCAAGGGTGCGGACACGCTTGCTGCGCGGTGGTGCGCAGCAATGAATGTCCCGGTGTGGCCATTCCCCGCCGAATGGAGACGCCACCAAAACGCGGCTGGGCCAATCCGCAATCAGCGAATGATCGACGAGGCCGCCCCCAGCCACGTCCTAGCCTTTTCCGGCGGCAACGGCACCGCCGACATGGTGCGCCGTGCGCGCGCCGCAAATATCCCCGTTATCGAGGTTCCTGCGCATGTTCACTAA